One stretch of Schlesneria sp. DSM 10557 DNA includes these proteins:
- a CDS encoding histidine triad nucleotide-binding protein, translating into MTIFQRIIDREIPAEIVFEDDQCLAFRDIHAQAPTHILIIPKKPIPSLADATDEDEALLGHLLVTARKVAVEQNLTNGYRTVINCGRDGGQSVDHLHVHLLGGRSLAWPPG; encoded by the coding sequence ATGACGATTTTTCAACGCATCATCGACCGCGAAATTCCCGCCGAAATCGTGTTCGAAGATGACCAGTGCCTGGCCTTTCGAGACATTCATGCCCAAGCCCCCACGCACATTTTGATCATTCCTAAAAAACCAATTCCGTCGCTCGCCGATGCGACGGACGAAGACGAGGCACTTCTGGGGCATTTGCTCGTCACTGCCCGGAAAGTCGCTGTCGAGCAAAACCTGACCAACGGATACAGGACCGTCATTAATTGCGGCCGCGATGGCGGGCAGTCGGTTGATCATCTGCATGTTCATCTGCTCGGCGGACGCTCGCTGGCCTGGCCACCGGGCTAA
- the cobA gene encoding uroporphyrinogen-III C-methyltransferase, translated as MTVPPSETSQTGFVYLVGAGPGDPGLLTLRGAECLSRADLVLYDGLVNPLLLRYSRASAERTNRADGPAGRMIPQEEINARLIEAAREGKVVVRLKGGDPFIFGRGSEEAAALTSAGIPFEVVPGITAATAAAVYTGISLTHRDHASAVAFVTGHEDPTKSSALDYSSLARFPGTLVFYMGLHRLPLIAQSLISAGKSPDTPTCVVSRATTPRQRTVIGTLARIPQMAKEAELHAPSLVIVGDCVRVREQVEWFEQRPLFGQVVGIPRPADQGDETALRLVELGGDPVLLPTIEIAPPENWTAIDAALARLGTFDWVVFTSVNGVHGLLGRLWETGGDTRKLGNCRLAAIGPGTAAALAKYSLRPDLVPVEYRAEALADELKPHVVGKRILWVRASRGRDVLPLELTAAGAQFEQVVVYQNRDVDQLPADATRRIENGELNWIALSSPSIARNLARILSPQAKSWLGTKTKLVSISPVTSAAAKDVGLPIAAEAREYTWEGLFQAMIDAEKCKALGE; from the coding sequence ATGACTGTCCCACCCTCAGAAACTTCTCAGACCGGGTTTGTCTACCTGGTGGGGGCCGGACCTGGCGATCCAGGTTTACTTACGCTGCGTGGTGCTGAATGCCTGTCGCGCGCGGATCTTGTTCTGTACGACGGACTGGTCAACCCTCTGTTGCTCCGATACTCACGGGCCTCTGCCGAACGGACGAATCGGGCCGATGGACCTGCCGGACGAATGATTCCGCAGGAAGAAATCAATGCTCGTTTGATTGAAGCCGCGCGCGAGGGAAAAGTCGTTGTCCGACTCAAAGGGGGCGACCCGTTCATTTTTGGCCGGGGCTCTGAAGAAGCTGCCGCGCTGACGTCTGCCGGAATTCCCTTCGAAGTTGTGCCGGGAATTACCGCAGCCACGGCCGCAGCCGTCTACACCGGTATCTCGCTGACGCATCGGGACCATGCCTCTGCCGTTGCTTTTGTCACGGGGCACGAAGATCCGACGAAGTCCTCGGCGTTGGACTATTCCTCGCTTGCCCGCTTCCCCGGAACACTTGTGTTCTACATGGGGCTGCATCGGCTACCGTTGATTGCCCAGTCGCTGATTTCCGCAGGGAAATCGCCAGACACTCCGACTTGTGTGGTCAGCCGTGCGACGACGCCACGCCAGCGAACGGTCATCGGTACGCTGGCCAGGATTCCTCAAATGGCGAAAGAGGCCGAACTGCACGCTCCTTCGCTGGTGATTGTCGGAGACTGTGTTCGGGTTCGTGAGCAGGTTGAGTGGTTCGAGCAGCGGCCGTTATTCGGTCAGGTGGTGGGGATTCCGCGACCTGCCGACCAGGGGGATGAGACCGCATTGCGGCTGGTCGAATTAGGGGGTGACCCGGTTCTGCTGCCGACAATCGAGATTGCTCCTCCTGAGAACTGGACCGCTATCGATGCGGCGCTGGCTCGGTTGGGAACCTTCGACTGGGTTGTCTTTACGAGTGTGAACGGCGTACACGGGTTGCTCGGTCGATTGTGGGAGACGGGCGGCGATACGCGGAAGCTCGGGAATTGCCGGTTGGCCGCGATTGGTCCGGGAACCGCAGCGGCACTGGCGAAGTACTCGCTCAGGCCCGATCTGGTCCCGGTGGAGTACCGGGCTGAGGCACTCGCTGACGAGCTGAAGCCGCACGTTGTGGGAAAACGAATTCTGTGGGTCCGTGCCAGTCGGGGGCGGGATGTTCTGCCGCTGGAACTGACTGCGGCAGGAGCTCAATTCGAACAGGTCGTCGTCTACCAGAACCGTGATGTCGATCAGTTGCCTGCAGATGCGACTCGCCGCATTGAAAACGGCGAGCTGAACTGGATTGCACTATCGAGCCCCTCCATCGCCCGCAACCTGGCTCGGATCCTGTCTCCCCAGGCGAAATCCTGGCTGGGGACGAAGACGAAACTGGTCAGCATCAGTCCGGTGACCTCCGCTGCTGCGAAAGACGTGGGGCTTCCCATCGCTGCAGAAGCCCGCGAGTACACCTGGGAGGGACTGTTTCAGGCGATGATCGATGCCGAAAAGTGCAAAGCGCTGGGCGAGTGA
- a CDS encoding aminotransferase class I/II-fold pyridoxal phosphate-dependent enzyme, whose protein sequence is MSNPLGWLADELQSLRDDGLFRHRREVRPFSQSVAGRSGRIMIHGREVWDFASNNYLGLASDPAVQSAAEEALKSHGVGSKASPLVSGRTDLHSALESAIAEFEGTESAILFPTGMAANLGTVAALAGPGDAVFCDRFNHASLVDGCRLSGARLRVYRHEDLDGLRKSLSRESARRLWIVTDTVFSMDGDLAPLPALCEIAEAAGAGLIVDEAHGTGVFGSLGRGVAELQHVEDRIAVRIGTLSKAIGALGGFVSGSQTLIDYLWNKARTQVYSTALPPALCAAAIAAFEIIRTDPCRRTRLHHLSSLFRNELQVRGIHPRAGSVGPIVPIEIRDPHAAVSVAEQLQKVGFLVAAIRPPTVPAGTSRLRVTINCELPGDAVVELADHIGNLLAGLRLEAALDV, encoded by the coding sequence ATGTCGAATCCGCTCGGCTGGCTTGCTGACGAACTGCAATCTTTACGCGATGACGGATTGTTCCGTCATCGCCGTGAAGTTCGGCCGTTCAGTCAGTCCGTCGCCGGGCGCTCTGGCCGGATCATGATTCATGGACGCGAGGTCTGGGACTTCGCGTCCAATAATTATCTGGGACTCGCCTCTGATCCTGCCGTGCAGTCGGCCGCAGAAGAGGCACTCAAATCGCACGGGGTTGGATCAAAAGCCAGCCCGCTCGTTTCTGGCCGGACCGATCTGCATTCCGCACTCGAATCAGCGATTGCGGAGTTCGAAGGGACCGAGTCTGCCATCCTCTTTCCAACAGGGATGGCTGCAAATCTGGGGACCGTGGCTGCTCTGGCCGGGCCGGGCGATGCCGTGTTCTGTGATCGGTTCAATCACGCCAGTCTTGTCGATGGCTGTCGGCTGTCCGGGGCTCGACTCCGGGTTTACCGTCACGAAGACCTCGACGGGCTGCGGAAGTCGCTTTCCCGCGAATCCGCACGTCGCCTGTGGATTGTCACTGACACTGTCTTCAGCATGGACGGTGATCTGGCACCTCTTCCCGCTCTTTGCGAGATTGCCGAAGCGGCGGGGGCAGGCCTGATCGTGGATGAGGCCCACGGGACAGGTGTTTTTGGTTCTCTGGGACGAGGTGTCGCCGAACTCCAGCACGTCGAGGATCGAATTGCTGTGCGGATCGGGACGCTCAGTAAGGCCATTGGAGCCTTGGGGGGATTCGTTTCAGGAAGTCAGACTTTGATTGACTATCTGTGGAACAAGGCTCGGACTCAGGTTTATTCGACCGCGCTCCCCCCTGCTCTTTGTGCCGCGGCAATTGCGGCATTCGAGATCATTCGGACGGATCCCTGCCGGCGGACGCGGCTCCATCACCTTTCTTCCCTGTTCCGAAACGAATTACAGGTCCGAGGAATCCATCCACGTGCAGGCTCCGTTGGACCGATCGTCCCGATTGAAATCCGGGACCCCCATGCAGCCGTTTCGGTGGCCGAGCAACTGCAGAAGGTCGGTTTTCTCGTGGCGGCGATTCGACCCCCGACTGTCCCTGCGGGCACCTCGCGCCTGCGGGTGACAATTAATTGTGAGCTTCCTGGCGATGCCGTTGTGGAACTGGCCGACCACATTGGCAACTTATTAGCAGGACTTCGGTTGGAAGCAGCGTTAGATGTTTGA
- the proB gene encoding glutamate 5-kinase: MTLDRRREVLKYVKTLVVKVGTNVLSTDDDRLDSDRIASLAEQLHRICESGVNLVMVSSGAIGAGMGLLGLKERPRDLSHLQAAAATGQAHLIHIYDKAFRPYGYHAAQLLLTANDFKNRTRYLNVRNTLRTLGEYSVIPIINENDTISTSEIKLGDNDRLAAMVAGLIQADLLIILSVVDGLLTGDPTNPNSQRIPLVERFDEQLLSLVGSSKSSRGTGGMGTKLEAVRTATAVGTNVMIADGKRTNVLNELLAGADIGTLFLGEGDGVSAWKRWIGYTLPPKGRLVLDAGARRAVEELGRSLLAIGVVRVEGDFAKGEVVSLVDQSGAEFARGLTNYDNLAARAIAGKRTDEIARETSVPYAEVIHRDNLVVTSLAK, translated from the coding sequence ATGACACTCGATCGTCGACGTGAGGTCCTGAAGTACGTCAAAACCCTGGTTGTCAAAGTGGGGACCAACGTCCTGTCGACCGACGACGATCGGCTGGATTCGGACCGGATCGCCTCACTGGCCGAGCAACTTCATCGCATTTGCGAGTCGGGCGTCAATCTGGTGATGGTCTCAAGCGGAGCCATCGGCGCAGGGATGGGACTGTTGGGACTGAAAGAGCGGCCCAGGGACCTGTCTCACCTCCAGGCGGCCGCCGCAACGGGGCAGGCGCATCTCATCCACATTTATGACAAGGCCTTTCGTCCCTACGGGTACCATGCCGCGCAGTTACTGCTCACGGCGAATGATTTCAAGAATCGGACGCGCTACCTTAATGTTCGGAATACGTTGCGGACGCTGGGCGAATACTCGGTCATTCCGATCATCAATGAGAACGACACGATCAGTACGTCGGAGATCAAGCTGGGAGATAATGATCGACTGGCGGCCATGGTTGCGGGACTGATCCAGGCTGATCTGTTGATCATTCTCTCGGTCGTGGATGGTCTGCTGACCGGTGACCCGACGAATCCCAACAGCCAGCGGATTCCGTTGGTGGAACGCTTTGACGAACAACTGCTGAGTCTCGTGGGATCCTCCAAAAGCTCGCGGGGGACAGGCGGAATGGGAACGAAGCTGGAAGCGGTTCGTACGGCGACGGCGGTGGGTACGAACGTGATGATCGCTGATGGGAAGCGTACCAATGTGCTGAATGAACTCCTTGCGGGGGCAGACATCGGAACTTTGTTTCTCGGCGAGGGAGACGGAGTTTCAGCCTGGAAACGCTGGATTGGCTATACGTTACCTCCCAAGGGGCGGCTGGTGCTGGACGCGGGAGCCCGTCGGGCTGTTGAAGAGTTAGGCAGGTCACTGCTGGCAATCGGTGTCGTGCGGGTGGAAGGTGACTTTGCCAAAGGCGAAGTGGTATCACTCGTCGATCAGTCAGGGGCCGAATTCGCCCGAGGCCTGACGAACTATGATAACCTTGCGGCTCGTGCGATTGCGGGAAAAAGGACGGACGAAATCGCCAGAGAGACTTCCGTGCCTTACGCAGAGGTCATTCATCGCGATAATCTGGTGGTGACCAGTCTGGCCAAGTGA
- the tilS gene encoding tRNA lysidine(34) synthetase TilS: MTHFLDELRKGFRRGQVEGARVLVGVSGGADSVALLLGSVELAGEFSLEPVVAHLNHGLRGEASDADAAWVERLAGSLGLPIERGDLSGELLRDAPGGLEERARECRYRFFDEAARKRNCSTLLLAHTANDQAETVLHHLLRGTGLSGLTGIPFTRTTASGLRLVRPLLATTRKTIEDYLRERGQTFCTDLSNDDPAMTRNRLRHQILPILRDTVNPQVDEALARLAEQATDVQAILQSRARELLEQSILDVQPESCRLDVSQLSQQPRHLIREVFRELWQQQGWSRQGMGFVHWDRLADLLQNRKAVHLPDRVEARFGSETLLVLRRLR, encoded by the coding sequence ATGACCCATTTCCTTGACGAGTTGCGAAAGGGCTTCAGGCGGGGGCAGGTCGAAGGGGCTCGGGTTCTCGTGGGGGTCTCCGGTGGGGCGGATAGTGTGGCGTTGCTTCTCGGATCAGTCGAACTGGCCGGGGAATTTTCGCTCGAACCCGTGGTGGCACACCTTAATCACGGCCTGAGAGGCGAGGCGAGTGATGCGGACGCAGCGTGGGTAGAGCGGCTGGCCGGTTCCCTGGGGCTTCCCATCGAGCGAGGTGACCTGTCCGGGGAACTGCTGCGGGATGCACCGGGGGGGCTGGAAGAACGAGCGCGTGAGTGTCGTTACCGGTTCTTCGATGAGGCTGCCCGGAAGCGAAATTGTTCAACGCTCTTGCTGGCTCATACCGCCAACGATCAGGCAGAAACCGTCCTGCATCACCTGCTGCGTGGGACAGGTCTGTCGGGACTCACCGGTATCCCTTTCACCCGAACAACGGCGTCAGGACTGCGACTTGTCCGGCCTCTACTCGCAACGACGCGAAAGACGATTGAAGACTACCTGCGTGAACGGGGGCAGACATTCTGTACGGATTTATCGAACGACGATCCGGCCATGACCCGCAATCGCCTGCGTCATCAGATTCTGCCAATCCTGCGTGACACAGTGAATCCGCAGGTGGATGAGGCGCTGGCGCGGCTGGCCGAGCAGGCCACCGACGTACAGGCGATTCTGCAGTCGCGGGCTCGGGAACTTCTGGAACAGTCCATACTCGATGTTCAGCCCGAATCCTGTCGTCTTGATGTCAGCCAGTTATCGCAGCAGCCGCGCCACCTGATTCGAGAAGTCTTTCGCGAACTGTGGCAGCAGCAGGGGTGGTCACGTCAGGGAATGGGGTTTGTTCACTGGGATCGCCTGGCCGACTTGCTTCAAAATCGAAAAGCGGTCCATCTGCCGGATCGGGTTGAAGCTCGATTCGGCTCGGAAACGCTACTCGTACTGCGTCGACTTCGATAA
- a CDS encoding DUF3500 domain-containing protein: MASRKLTLAFTVLCAMGALLVAQSKPEPKTGLGMAEAAKGFLAAISPEQRKQATYTYDDPERLNWHFIPRERKGLPLKALEGAPLQTAHKLIRSGLSEAGYDQVLNVMSLEEVLYLIEPGERTARRQRRDPDNYYLTVFGEPSETGLWGWRLEGHHLSLNFSVKDGKVISSTPEFFGANPGTIEAGLGRQIRVLGPEEDIARQILKLCTPEQQKLCWISKEAPGEVPGPNEPQAAVKDPVGLPVSQMSDDQKKLLQELLGEYLKNLPEDIQNERRDALKSAGLDKVTFAWYGEPDLHQAHHYRVQGPTFVIEYNNTQNNANHVHSMWRNLAGDFALPVKK; the protein is encoded by the coding sequence ATGGCATCTCGGAAGCTGACTCTCGCTTTCACTGTCCTCTGTGCAATGGGTGCACTGCTGGTCGCGCAATCAAAGCCAGAGCCCAAAACGGGACTGGGGATGGCAGAGGCTGCAAAAGGGTTTCTCGCTGCGATTTCACCCGAACAGCGGAAGCAGGCGACCTACACTTATGACGATCCCGAACGGTTGAACTGGCACTTTATCCCGCGCGAGCGGAAAGGTCTGCCACTCAAGGCGCTGGAAGGTGCTCCTCTCCAGACGGCTCACAAGCTGATTCGCAGTGGTCTGTCGGAAGCGGGCTACGATCAGGTCCTGAATGTGATGAGCCTGGAAGAAGTCCTGTATCTGATCGAACCGGGCGAGCGAACGGCTCGCCGACAGCGACGTGATCCTGATAACTACTATCTGACTGTTTTCGGGGAACCCTCCGAGACCGGTTTGTGGGGCTGGCGACTTGAAGGGCATCACCTGAGTCTGAACTTCAGCGTGAAAGACGGAAAAGTCATTTCCAGCACTCCCGAATTTTTCGGAGCCAATCCGGGGACGATCGAAGCCGGCCTCGGCCGTCAGATTCGCGTTCTCGGTCCCGAAGAAGATATTGCTCGTCAGATTCTCAAGCTCTGTACTCCCGAGCAACAGAAGTTGTGCTGGATCAGTAAGGAAGCTCCCGGCGAAGTCCCCGGTCCAAACGAACCACAGGCTGCCGTCAAGGATCCCGTTGGTCTGCCGGTCAGTCAGATGTCAGACGACCAGAAGAAGCTGCTTCAGGAACTGCTGGGCGAGTACCTCAAGAATCTGCCCGAAGACATTCAGAATGAGCGTCGTGACGCTCTGAAATCGGCTGGACTCGATAAGGTCACCTTCGCCTGGTACGGCGAACCCGATCTTCATCAGGCTCACCACTATCGCGTCCAGGGCCCGACGTTCGTGATCGAGTACAACAATACTCAGAACAACGCCAACCACGTGCACTCGATGTGGCGAAACCTTGCCGGTGACTTCGCTCTGCCGGTGAAAAAATAA
- a CDS encoding sugar MFS transporter — MSGESKESVPSSNAQRLLWAGFMAILAAGVGFSIRGGILTQWANKFGFTMTELGQITGGGLVGAGLIILAGAFIADKVGYGKLMALAFLAHFISAVVTLSAGYAYQTGGKVAAFNCLYWGMFLFAVGNGICEAVVNPLVATLFPNNKTHYLNILHAGWPGGLIIGGLASYFMNPDKGEPVDWMIQMSIFLVPVVLYGAMVLGQRFPKSEASDAGVSYGTMFIQLFAPLMIVLMILHALVGYVELGTDSWIAKITGSIMQSPQNGLMLFVYTSALMFALRFFAGPIVHRISPLGLLFVSSLLGFAGLQMLGVANTAILCVVAATIYACGKTFLWPTMLAVASEQFPKGGAITIGALGGIGMLSAGLLGGPGIGFKQDFNASHRLKEDSPAVYERYKSATENSFFGFKVYGLDGRKVGVLDDGGKELAREDKINTEAGKPQSELVGWWAETQQTATEDKTVVDSAVLYGGRRALQLTSYVPLAMAGGYLLMILYFSATGGYKAVHISPVGADEIYGGNEH, encoded by the coding sequence ATGAGTGGTGAAAGCAAAGAAAGTGTGCCGTCGTCGAACGCCCAGCGGCTGCTGTGGGCTGGCTTCATGGCAATTCTGGCAGCGGGTGTCGGTTTCTCAATCCGCGGCGGTATCCTGACACAGTGGGCCAATAAGTTCGGTTTCACAATGACGGAACTGGGCCAGATCACCGGTGGTGGTCTGGTGGGTGCCGGCCTCATCATTCTGGCAGGGGCGTTCATTGCCGATAAAGTCGGCTATGGCAAACTGATGGCGCTGGCATTTCTGGCCCACTTTATCTCTGCCGTGGTCACGCTTTCCGCAGGATATGCCTACCAGACAGGTGGTAAAGTGGCGGCGTTTAACTGCCTTTACTGGGGTATGTTCCTGTTCGCCGTCGGTAACGGTATTTGCGAAGCAGTTGTGAATCCGCTTGTCGCGACTCTGTTCCCCAACAACAAGACTCACTACCTCAATATTCTGCACGCAGGTTGGCCGGGTGGTTTGATCATTGGCGGTCTGGCCAGCTATTTCATGAACCCGGACAAAGGGGAACCGGTTGACTGGATGATCCAGATGTCAATCTTCCTGGTCCCCGTCGTGCTGTATGGAGCAATGGTGCTGGGACAGCGCTTTCCTAAGTCTGAAGCCAGCGATGCTGGCGTCAGCTACGGGACAATGTTCATCCAGTTGTTTGCTCCATTGATGATCGTGTTGATGATCCTGCATGCTCTGGTTGGCTACGTCGAACTCGGAACCGACTCGTGGATTGCAAAAATCACCGGATCGATCATGCAGTCACCACAAAACGGTCTGATGCTCTTCGTCTATACCTCTGCCCTGATGTTTGCTTTGCGATTCTTCGCAGGCCCGATCGTCCATCGGATTTCGCCACTGGGACTTCTGTTTGTCAGCAGTCTGCTCGGTTTCGCCGGTTTGCAGATGCTGGGGGTCGCCAACACTGCAATACTGTGCGTCGTCGCTGCAACGATTTATGCTTGTGGCAAAACCTTCCTGTGGCCGACCATGCTGGCCGTTGCGTCCGAACAGTTTCCCAAGGGGGGAGCCATCACGATTGGTGCGCTGGGGGGTATCGGGATGCTTTCTGCCGGTCTGCTCGGGGGGCCTGGTATCGGCTTCAAGCAGGACTTCAACGCCTCTCATCGTCTGAAAGAAGATTCGCCTGCCGTTTACGAGCGGTATAAGTCTGCTACCGAGAACAGCTTCTTCGGTTTCAAAGTCTATGGACTTGACGGTCGAAAAGTCGGTGTGCTGGATGACGGTGGTAAAGAACTGGCCCGTGAGGACAAGATCAATACGGAAGCCGGTAAGCCACAGAGTGAACTGGTTGGATGGTGGGCTGAAACCCAGCAAACCGCGACCGAAGACAAGACTGTTGTCGACAGCGCCGTGCTGTATGGTGGACGTCGCGCGTTGCAATTGACGTCGTATGTCCCGCTGGCCATGGCCGGGGGCTATTTGTTGATGATCCTCTACTTCTCTGCGACCGGCGGCTACAAAGCCGTTCACATCTCGCCTGTTGGTGCGGATGAGATCTACGGTGGTAACGAGCACTGA
- a CDS encoding DJ-1/PfpI family protein, which yields MANPRLLILAGDYVEDYEIMVPYQALLFVGYQVDVVCPGKKAGDNIRTAIHDFEGDQTYSEKPGHNFTLNSTFADVKPDDYVGLVIPGGRAPEYLRLNEAVLNIVRSFAQSNKPIAAICHGAQLLTAAGVLKGRRCSAYPACGPEITAAGGQYVAIPMNQAYVDGNIVTAPAWPAHPAWLSEFTRILGAKFTLS from the coding sequence ATGGCGAATCCACGATTACTGATTCTGGCAGGCGACTACGTCGAAGACTACGAGATCATGGTCCCGTACCAGGCACTGCTGTTTGTGGGATATCAGGTCGACGTCGTCTGCCCCGGTAAAAAGGCGGGAGACAACATCCGCACCGCCATCCATGATTTTGAAGGGGATCAGACCTATAGCGAGAAGCCCGGTCATAACTTCACCTTGAACAGTACGTTCGCTGATGTCAAACCCGATGACTACGTCGGTCTGGTGATTCCAGGTGGAAGAGCTCCCGAGTATCTGCGACTGAACGAAGCCGTTCTGAACATCGTTCGATCCTTCGCCCAGAGCAACAAGCCCATCGCTGCCATTTGTCACGGAGCACAACTGCTGACCGCAGCAGGGGTCCTCAAGGGACGTCGATGCAGCGCTTACCCCGCTTGCGGCCCTGAAATTACCGCTGCAGGGGGACAGTACGTCGCCATCCCGATGAATCAGGCCTACGTCGACGGCAACATCGTCACCGCACCCGCCTGGCCCGCTCATCCGGCATGGCTGTCTGAGTTCACGCGGATTCTCGGAGCCAAATTCACACTCTCGTAG
- a CDS encoding ArnT family glycosyltransferase — translation MQQKTGPEKPLRAPLWNKFPSWSLLAMTLCTWVCVALCVDPAGSYPGRPQGPGLTVDEIFNVEQGVYLIEQTRALGWLNLVPGTSQEAYRPQNGYNPDHPPLGRFWLGLHHHLTWWLSPPRDPAGIAVTACARTGSATALALLVLLLGTVATKWSGKGVGVMTALSVVLMPRLFGHAHLASLETVTNLTCSAAVLAVAAGWNGVARPSLKWAVFAGVLLGLAFLTKIQAIMIPIPVICWTLWRWGRRGLPVLVVWGLAAFVVFIASWPYLWIDPFAHLKEYLGRTTDRMTLYVWYFGQRYADKSVPWHYPSLMFLMTVPLILHFVGGVGLFSRTLQTRSVSKDSDNKTPLAGGRGVVQAPSASLTPEFYRDTLLLGCLVFPLLVFSLPGVAVYDGERLFLTSFPLWAIFVGRGWQSLDHWLADRFKSPVVAKAGCLLLLVCAAYPLVTFSPCHLCYYNSVERMLSRFQQDDAPLFEIDYWGEGVTRELLQELVAVVPANSTVGITPTLHQFQADDYRNQSPVLRSHGIKFVEFSPDQPRPDYLLVYRRLADQSFPGTSGSAGEIVAKTTRDGRLLAYLLRLGPQSGTP, via the coding sequence ATGCAGCAGAAGACCGGACCAGAGAAGCCTCTGCGAGCCCCGCTGTGGAACAAGTTCCCGTCGTGGTCATTGCTCGCAATGACTTTATGCACCTGGGTTTGTGTTGCGCTCTGTGTCGACCCCGCCGGCAGTTACCCAGGGCGACCGCAAGGTCCCGGGCTCACCGTGGATGAGATTTTTAACGTTGAACAAGGGGTCTATCTGATCGAGCAGACGCGGGCTTTAGGGTGGTTGAACCTCGTTCCGGGAACATCGCAGGAAGCGTATCGTCCTCAAAACGGCTACAACCCCGACCATCCCCCCTTGGGACGTTTCTGGCTGGGACTTCACCATCATCTGACATGGTGGCTGTCTCCCCCACGGGATCCCGCCGGAATTGCCGTTACTGCTTGCGCTCGAACGGGTTCAGCAACTGCGCTCGCGCTGCTGGTACTCCTGCTTGGAACCGTTGCGACAAAGTGGTCTGGTAAGGGGGTGGGAGTCATGACGGCGCTCTCTGTCGTCCTGATGCCCCGTCTTTTTGGACATGCTCACCTGGCGTCGCTCGAGACTGTGACCAATCTCACCTGTTCGGCTGCGGTCCTGGCGGTGGCAGCGGGTTGGAACGGAGTCGCTCGCCCGAGTTTGAAGTGGGCCGTGTTCGCTGGAGTTCTGCTGGGACTGGCGTTCCTGACGAAAATTCAGGCCATCATGATTCCCATCCCCGTCATCTGCTGGACGTTGTGGCGGTGGGGACGGCGTGGGCTGCCTGTACTGGTGGTCTGGGGACTGGCCGCGTTCGTCGTGTTTATCGCGAGTTGGCCCTATCTGTGGATCGACCCTTTCGCCCATTTGAAAGAGTACCTCGGGCGAACGACCGATCGCATGACGCTTTACGTCTGGTATTTCGGTCAGCGCTACGCCGATAAGAGCGTTCCCTGGCACTACCCCAGTTTGATGTTCCTGATGACTGTACCCCTCATCCTGCATTTCGTGGGGGGGGTTGGTCTGTTCAGCAGGACTCTGCAAACGCGTTCCGTGTCAAAAGATTCTGACAATAAAACTCCGCTAGCAGGAGGTCGTGGAGTCGTCCAGGCACCCTCCGCTTCGCTGACGCCTGAGTTTTATCGCGACACCCTGCTGCTCGGCTGTCTGGTATTCCCGTTGCTGGTGTTTTCCCTTCCCGGGGTGGCTGTTTACGACGGGGAACGATTGTTTCTGACCAGTTTCCCCCTGTGGGCCATCTTCGTCGGACGTGGTTGGCAGTCGCTGGATCACTGGCTGGCAGACCGCTTCAAGTCGCCCGTGGTCGCCAAGGCGGGTTGCCTGCTGCTCTTGGTCTGTGCAGCCTATCCGCTGGTCACTTTTTCCCCGTGTCATCTGTGCTATTACAATAGTGTGGAGCGGATGCTTTCCCGGTTTCAGCAGGATGATGCACCCCTCTTCGAGATCGACTATTGGGGCGAAGGAGTGACCCGCGAATTGCTTCAGGAACTGGTCGCCGTGGTTCCGGCCAATTCCACCGTTGGCATTACACCGACGCTGCATCAGTTCCAGGCCGATGATTACCGCAACCAGTCTCCTGTACTACGAAGTCACGGGATTAAGTTCGTCGAATTCTCGCCCGATCAGCCCAGGCCCGACTATCTGCTCGTCTATCGCCGACTGGCCGACCAGTCGTTCCCCGGAACGTCTGGCTCTGCGGGAGAAATCGTCGCCAAGACCACCCGTGACGGCCGCCTTCTTGCTTATCTGCTCCGGCTTGGCCCGCAGAGTGGCACACCCTGA